AAATGTATGACGATGGTACATATGAATATAGTAGCCGTCCAACGACTGAAGTAGATATGCTCATTCAAGAGCTAAACGACGAAGAAGACGTCACACTATACTTAACTGGAGGCGGCAGTGTATACATATCAGAACATGTGAAGCACGAGTCGCATTTACAAATTGAATTCGACGCAGCGTATACAGGGCTTACTTATTTAATGGAACAACAAAATATCCATTTAGATCGCTTCGTATACTTAAACATCGGAACGGGAACGAGTTTTCACGTCGTCGAAAATAACGCTCAGCGCCGCGTCGGTGGTACTGGTATCGGTGGTGGTACGTTAATGGGGTTATCACAACTACTTACAGGTTATGAAACGTTTGATGAAATCGTAGAAACAGCAAAAAAAGGAAACCGTGATACGTTAGATTTAAAAGTAAAGCACATATTTAAAGACGGTCCTGTACCAAAACCGTTAACTCCTGAACTCACTGCAAGTAACTTTGCACGCGTAGA
Above is a genomic segment from Nosocomiicoccus massiliensis containing:
- the coaW gene encoding type II pantothenate kinase gives rise to the protein MKIGIDAGGTLTKVVKMYDDGTYEYSSRPTTEVDMLIQELNDEEDVTLYLTGGGSVYISEHVKHESHLQIEFDAAYTGLTYLMEQQNIHLDRFVYLNIGTGTSFHVVENNAQRRVGGTGIGGGTLMGLSQLLTGYETFDEIVETAKKGNRDTLDLKVKHIFKDGPVPKPLTPELTASNFARVEPHHHTTASAADKLASVIGMVAEGAISFGVTLAQGFKTNDLVLIGSTLKDNDVMQGVIHSYGSLKGIKPHIIENGEYSGAIGAILVTKQ